One genomic segment of Vibrio quintilis includes these proteins:
- a CDS encoding HD-GYP domain-containing protein, with protein MDSIKINSDRLQPGLYIRLPVKWNDHPFLLNSFKLKNQEQIEIIKHLGISFVYLYPDKSDKQPLPPPTLQEDSPDTKSEAKPEKNQLSDEAQKLWDEKQQRIEKLNAYRRRVSRCEKEFNRSLAHLRAIMNKIRNRPEDAAGEATKLVDHITSTLLNEEDVTLHLINDKSKETEDIYFHSLNVAVLSIIVGKAKGYDVAKIKLLAMASLFHDIGKIKVPRTILKKQTPLTEPEQNYLKQHTRYGVEIAETIEGFPEEAVIIIAQHHEMLDGSGYPEGLKGDEIDELAQIVALTNAFDSRCHSNITGDQKIPYAALSYLYKQKHLYNNENLNLLIKYMGVYPPGSLVELSNGMIGLVISVNSNQLLHPSVLVYDASVPRNQAPIIDLSDREELSVVSVVTPGKIPEKVLEYLSPRAKVSYYIDSGS; from the coding sequence GTGGACAGCATTAAAATAAACTCAGATCGCTTGCAGCCAGGTTTATATATCCGGTTGCCGGTAAAATGGAATGATCATCCTTTTTTACTGAACAGCTTTAAACTGAAAAACCAGGAGCAGATAGAAATTATCAAGCACCTGGGGATTTCGTTCGTCTACCTGTATCCGGATAAAAGTGATAAGCAGCCGTTACCTCCGCCAACCCTGCAGGAGGACTCCCCGGATACGAAGTCAGAAGCAAAGCCTGAAAAAAATCAGCTCAGTGATGAAGCACAGAAATTGTGGGATGAGAAACAACAACGAATAGAGAAGCTCAATGCCTATCGCCGGCGGGTCAGCCGCTGTGAAAAAGAGTTCAACCGCTCGCTGGCACACCTCAGAGCAATTATGAATAAAATCCGTAACCGCCCTGAAGATGCAGCCGGAGAAGCAACCAAATTAGTTGATCACATCACATCGACTCTCCTGAATGAAGAAGATGTCACTCTGCATCTGATTAATGATAAAAGTAAAGAAACCGAGGATATTTACTTTCACTCCTTAAATGTTGCAGTTCTATCCATCATTGTTGGTAAGGCTAAAGGCTATGATGTAGCAAAGATCAAGCTACTGGCAATGGCATCATTGTTTCATGACATTGGAAAAATCAAAGTTCCCAGAACCATTCTGAAGAAGCAAACACCACTGACTGAACCTGAACAAAACTATTTAAAACAGCATACCCGGTATGGTGTTGAAATAGCAGAAACTATCGAAGGATTTCCTGAAGAAGCTGTGATAATTATTGCCCAGCACCATGAAATGCTGGATGGTTCAGGCTATCCGGAAGGATTAAAAGGCGATGAAATCGATGAACTGGCGCAAATTGTTGCATTAACGAATGCATTCGACAGCAGGTGCCACTCAAATATTACCGGCGATCAAAAAATTCCTTACGCAGCACTTTCCTATTTATATAAACAAAAACATCTTTACAACAATGAAAACCTGAATCTGTTAATTAAATACATGGGTGTTTATCCTCCCGGTTCGCTGGTCGAACTCTCAAATGGCATGATTGGCTTAGTCATTTCAGTCAACTCAAATCAGCTGCTTCATCCCAGTGTGCTTGTCTACGATGCATCCGTACCCAGAAATCAGGCACCCATCATCGATTTGTCAGATAGAGAAGAGCTCTCCGTAGTATCGGTCGTGACGCCCGGTAAAATCCCGGAGAAAGTGCTTGAATATCTCAGTCCCCGCGCCAAAGTCTCTTACTATATCGATTCAGGCAGTTAG
- the rarD gene encoding EamA family transporter RarD — protein sequence MDKDQQARQGVLFAISAYLMWGIAPIYFKTIQHVPPAEILCHRIIWSFVFLGILIHTSKQWLGVRFIFNNKKQLLFLTATSVLVGSNWLLFIWSVNHDHLLDASLGYFINPLLNVLLGMIFLGERLRKLQWLAVAMAATGVIFQIIVFGSIPVIAIVLATTFGLYGLLRKKVAVNARTGLFIETLILLPAALIYLFLLANTSTSHLESNVWTLNVLLCLAGIVTTLPLLAFNGAATRLKLSTLGFFQYIGPSLMFLLAILIYGENFQADKAITFGFIWCALLIFSLEGLKHHQKQRRV from the coding sequence ATGGATAAAGACCAGCAGGCCAGACAAGGCGTTCTCTTCGCCATCAGCGCTTATCTGATGTGGGGCATTGCTCCCATCTATTTCAAAACAATCCAACATGTTCCACCGGCAGAAATTCTCTGTCACCGGATTATCTGGTCGTTTGTTTTTCTTGGCATACTGATCCACACGAGCAAACAGTGGCTCGGTGTACGGTTTATTTTCAATAATAAAAAGCAACTGCTGTTCTTAACGGCAACCTCTGTGCTGGTTGGCTCAAACTGGCTGCTGTTTATATGGTCAGTCAATCATGATCATCTTTTAGATGCCAGTCTCGGCTATTTTATTAACCCCTTGCTGAATGTCTTACTGGGAATGATCTTTTTGGGAGAGCGGCTCCGCAAACTTCAATGGCTTGCAGTTGCAATGGCAGCAACGGGCGTCATTTTTCAGATTATAGTTTTCGGGTCTATACCGGTTATAGCCATCGTGCTGGCAACAACATTCGGGCTCTACGGACTACTGCGTAAAAAAGTGGCCGTGAATGCCCGGACGGGCCTGTTTATTGAAACGCTGATTCTGCTTCCGGCGGCACTCATTTATCTGTTTCTGCTTGCCAATACCTCAACCAGCCATCTGGAAAGTAATGTCTGGACGCTGAATGTCCTTCTTTGCCTTGCTGGTATTGTCACAACATTGCCTTTACTGGCATTCAATGGCGCAGCAACCCGGCTGAAGCTCTCAACGCTGGGTTTTTTCCAGTATATCGGACCGAGTCTGATGTTTTTGCTGGCTATTCTCATTTATGGTGAAAATTTTCAGGCAGATAAAGCCATAACTTTTGGTTTTATCTGGTGCGCTTTGCTGATATTTAGTCTGGAAGGTTTAAAACACCATCAAAAACAACGTCGGGTATAA
- a CDS encoding AraC family transcriptional regulator, translating into MEKIQYCSTEIEQIRLIEADYQAFAFQRHYHLDIHIGLITQGEQKFFCRGAQHHVGQSQISIIPPDEVHDGEAATGAYSVSVFSIHPEWFSQYFSERPVSQQLLSFKQSIIDDQAVFGQLSMLHQKLRQQNLSRLAKDCLPHDGFSELLNRYGQRQAEAPVALGCHSLDKIRDYMLAHLDQPVRLQTLAELCHQSPVQFQRQFKAKTGLTPYAWFTRLRLEKALRLIQSGMTGTEVAHNVGFYDQAHFTKAFKRAYGILPSSVIC; encoded by the coding sequence ATGGAAAAGATTCAATACTGCTCAACAGAAATCGAGCAAATCCGGTTGATTGAAGCCGACTATCAGGCATTTGCCTTTCAACGCCATTATCATCTGGATATCCATATTGGCCTGATCACGCAGGGTGAACAGAAGTTTTTCTGCCGGGGTGCACAGCACCATGTCGGGCAATCCCAAATCAGTATCATTCCGCCGGATGAAGTTCATGACGGAGAAGCAGCAACCGGCGCCTACAGCGTCAGTGTTTTTTCAATACATCCTGAGTGGTTCAGTCAGTACTTCTCTGAACGCCCTGTATCACAGCAATTGCTTAGTTTTAAACAGTCGATCATTGATGATCAGGCGGTTTTTGGTCAGCTCAGTATGCTGCATCAAAAACTCAGGCAGCAAAACTTATCTCGGCTGGCTAAGGATTGTTTACCTCATGATGGATTTTCTGAGTTACTGAACCGCTACGGTCAACGACAGGCAGAAGCACCGGTTGCCCTTGGCTGTCACTCTCTGGATAAAATCCGGGATTATATGCTGGCTCATTTAGATCAACCCGTCAGGCTTCAAACTCTGGCTGAGTTATGTCATCAAAGTCCCGTCCAGTTTCAACGCCAGTTTAAAGCCAAAACCGGTTTAACGCCTTATGCATGGTTTACCCGGTTACGGCTCGAAAAAGCACTCCGGCTGATTCAGTCAGGGATGACGGGTACAGAGGTCGCTCACAACGTTGGCTTTTATGATCAGGCCCATTTCACTAAAGCTTTCAAACGCGCCTACGGCATTTTGCCATCCTCTGTGATTTGCTGA
- a CDS encoding LysE family translocator, with protein sequence MNETHILITLAGIHWIALMSPGPDFALVVRNTTRYGRKTGLYLACGLSAGILTHSILSLMGISLLLHQHHLLFVAIQLAGGGYLSWTGFTILRQILFSRRLASQEHPPLQVNKEQIHSNKHAFIQGYLTNILNPKALVFFVSLMSGLIPAGFSLSGKYLAIILLWGLALIWFALLAWVLSTRRIQQKIIQAARYIDSLCGLILLAAGLFILAKVAEYLFN encoded by the coding sequence ATGAACGAAACACATATTCTCATAACACTGGCTGGCATCCATTGGATTGCCCTGATGAGCCCCGGACCGGATTTTGCCCTGGTAGTCAGAAATACAACCCGATACGGAAGAAAAACAGGTTTATATCTTGCCTGCGGATTATCTGCCGGGATTCTGACCCATTCCATACTCAGCCTGATGGGCATCAGCCTGTTGCTCCATCAGCATCATTTGCTGTTTGTTGCGATCCAATTAGCAGGTGGCGGATATCTCAGCTGGACCGGATTCACTATTCTCCGCCAAATCCTTTTCAGCCGAAGGCTTGCCAGTCAGGAACACCCGCCTCTTCAGGTGAACAAAGAGCAGATTCACAGCAATAAGCACGCATTTATACAAGGCTATCTGACCAATATTCTGAATCCCAAAGCACTGGTTTTCTTTGTTAGTCTGATGTCCGGGTTGATTCCCGCTGGTTTTTCCCTGTCAGGGAAATATCTTGCCATCATCCTGCTGTGGGGGCTGGCGCTAATTTGGTTTGCTTTACTGGCATGGGTACTTTCAACCCGGCGTATTCAGCAAAAAATAATTCAGGCAGCACGCTATATCGATAGTTTATGTGGATTAATATTATTGGCTGCCGGATTGTTTATTTTGGCAAAAGTTGCAGAATATTTGTTCAACTGA